A genome region from Triticum aestivum cultivar Chinese Spring chromosome 2B, IWGSC CS RefSeq v2.1, whole genome shotgun sequence includes the following:
- the LOC123046311 gene encoding probable serine/threonine-protein kinase PIX13, with amino-acid sequence MGNCFGSEEAEVEAVKQSPGHEHGHGRPQAIASRGPPPMAAPTAHVAVGGRRSPGSSSMSSVTTRSTSASTSAGGGAHEGAACPEPEGRILEAPNLRVFTFAELRAATRNFKPDTLLGEGGFGQVYKGWVDEKTMNPARSGTGMVIAVKKLNQESLQGLEEWQCEVNFLGRISHPNLVRLLGYCLEDRELLLVYEFMAKGSLENHLFRKGGSFQPIPWGLRLRIAIDAARGLAFLHSSEKHVIYRDFKASNILLDTNYNAKLSDFGLARNGPTGGDSHITTRVMGTYGYAAPEYIATGHLYVKSDVYGFGVVLLEMLTGLRALDTARPAQQLNLVDWAKPYLADRRKLPRLVDPRLEGQYPSKAALRAAQLTLSCLAGEPKNRPSMAEVVTVLEEIERIRPRHRRASPEEDRESSSSASSRSAHHGRRHQQQSPRPRSGSDGARSGQPSPRVR; translated from the exons ATGGGGAACTGCTTCGGCTCCGAGGAAGCCGAAGTGGAGGCCGTCAAGCAGTCACCAGGCCACGAGCACGGACATGGACGCCCCCAAG CGATTGCAAGCCGCGGTCCTCCTCCCATGGCAGCGCCCACGGCCCACGTCGCCGTGGGCGGCAGGAGGTCCCCGGGCTCGTCGTCCATGAGCAGCGTCACCACCCGAAGCACCAGCGCCAGcacgtcggcgggcggcggcgcgcacgaGGGGGCGGCGTGCCCGGAGCCGGAGGGCAGGATCCTGGAGGCGCCCAACCTGCGCGTCTTCACGTTCGCGGAGCTCCGGGCGGCGACGAGGAACTTCAAGCCGGACACGCTGCTGGGCGAGGGCGGGTTCGGGCAGGTGTACAAGGGGTGGGTCGACGAGAAGACCATGAACCCGGCGCGCAGCGGCACCGGCATGGTCATCGCCGTCAAGAAGCTCAACCAGGAGAGCCTGCAGGGCCTCGAGGAATGGCAG TGTGAAGTGAACTTTCTGGGGAGGATATCGCACCCGAACCTGGTGAGGCTGCTGGGGTACTGCCTGGAGGACAGGGAGCTGCTGCTCGTCTACGAGTTCATGGCCAAGGGCAGCCTGGAGAACCACCTCTTCAGAA AAGGTGGATCTTTCCAGCCCATCCCATGGGGCCTACGGCTCCGGATCGCCATCGACGCCGCGCGTGGCCTCGCCTTCCTGCACTCATCGGAGAAGCACGTCATCTACCGAGACTTCAAGGCTTCAAACATCCTCCTCGACACG AACTACAACGCCAAGCTCTCGGACTTCGGCCTGGCGAGGAACGGCCCCACCGGCGGCGACAGCCACATCACCACCCGCGTCATGGGCACCTACGGCTACGCGGCGCCGGAGTACATCGCGACGGGCCACCTGTACGTGAAGAGCGACGTGTACGGGTTCGGCGTGGTGCTGCTGGAGATGCTGACGGGCCTGCGGGCGCTCGACACGGCCCGGCCCGCGCAGCAGCTGAACCTGGTGGACTGGGCCAAGCCGTACCTGGCGGACCGGCGGAAGCTCCCCCGCCTCGTGGACCCGCGGCTGGAGGGGCAGTACCCGTCCAAGGCCGCACTGCGGGCCGCGCAGCTCACGCTGAGCTGCCTCGCCGGCGAGCCCAAGAACCGGCCCTCCATGGCCGAGGTCGTCACGGTGCTGGAGGAGATCGAGCGGATTCGGCCTCGGCACCGGCGCGCGTCGCCGGAGGAGGAcagggagagcagcagcagcgcgtcgTCTCGGAGCGCGCACCACGGGCGCCGGCACCAGCAGCAGTCGCCACGGCCGAGGTCCGGGTCGGACGGCGCCCGGAGCGGCCAGCCGTCTCCTCGAGTGAGATGA